In a single window of the Bacteroidota bacterium genome:
- a CDS encoding PorP/SprF family type IX secretion system membrane protein: MKTNNTISKTVRISAVAFCASVFAANVYAQDFHLSQYDMAPLYYNPAQTGMYLTGNEPFRIFGSYRSQWQKLQGKPYSSVSVAGDMPLDRFGAGLLIMDHIAGTSNFGTFQFLASGAYRITADNSRNHFLTVGLQLGFFQKRFNMGNLLFESQYTNEGLDGSLPSGEVFDRQSITRFDANMGVFYKYIDKNKRFDPSIGISVYHLNMANESFTGTKSKLPMRFNAIAGCDIHASSDFMVTPNILFMYQRKAFELNMGVMTEYRFNNTPYRLMAGVNYRHKDAMVFQIGLRQGSSMFRLSYDILTSRLKYFGGTRGAFEMGVIYTGQGKGKGRVRTGNF; the protein is encoded by the coding sequence ATGAAAACGAACAACACAATTTCGAAAACAGTTCGCATTAGTGCAGTGGCTTTTTGTGCCTCCGTGTTTGCGGCAAATGTGTATGCACAGGACTTTCACCTGTCGCAATATGACATGGCTCCGTTGTACTACAATCCTGCACAAACAGGAATGTATTTAACCGGCAATGAACCGTTCCGTATTTTCGGCAGCTACCGCTCGCAGTGGCAAAAGTTGCAGGGTAAGCCTTACTCATCAGTGAGTGTAGCCGGCGACATGCCTTTAGACCGGTTCGGAGCCGGGCTGCTGATAATGGATCATATTGCGGGAACATCAAACTTTGGCACATTCCAGTTTCTGGCTTCGGGAGCCTATCGTATCACAGCTGATAACAGCCGCAATCATTTTCTTACGGTTGGTTTGCAGCTCGGCTTTTTCCAGAAACGATTCAACATGGGTAATCTGCTTTTCGAGAGCCAGTACACCAACGAAGGACTGGATGGTTCACTGCCCAGCGGCGAAGTATTCGACCGCCAGTCGATAACTCGCTTTGATGCCAACATGGGGGTGTTTTACAAATACATCGACAAGAACAAACGTTTTGATCCGTCGATTGGTATTTCTGTGTACCATCTGAACATGGCCAACGAATCGTTTACCGGTACCAAAAGCAAATTACCCATGCGCTTTAACGCCATTGCCGGCTGCGATATACATGCCTCCTCCGATTTTATGGTTACACCAAACATTCTGTTTATGTATCAGCGCAAGGCATTTGAGCTGAATATGGGTGTAATGACCGAGTATCGGTTCAACAATACGCCGTACCGGCTTATGGCAGGTGTAAACTACCGACATAAAGATGCCATGGTGTTTCAGATTGGTTTACGTCAGGGCAGCAGCATGTTTCGTCTGAGTTATGACATACTCACCAGCCGGCTGAAATATTTTGGCGGCACACGTGGTGCTTTTGAAATGGGCGTAATTTACACCGGCCAGGGCAAAGGCAAAGGACGTGTACGGACGGGGAATTTTTAA